Genomic segment of Candidatus Flexicrinis affinis:
TAGCGGAACTTCCCTAGCCCGGACTAACAGCACACTGAATTCTCGATAAGACGGATACGTTCCATGCCCTCGTCAGCAAGCCGCCGCTGGACTCTTCTGAGCCTGTGGCTCCCGTTCTTTGTGTTCGGCGTTGAGATCGCGAGCGTTGGCCCGCTGCTCAACGAGTTTTCCGCCAAAACCGGCGCCTCGATCGAATCACTTGGCACACTGTTCACTGCACAGTTTCTGCTTGGCCTCGTGTCGACAATCCTGGCCGGCCCCGCGATCGACCGATTCTCGTCGCGCCCGCCCCTACTCGTCGGCATTGCGCTGTTCGCGGCAGGCATCGGAACGCTGGCAATCGGCGAATCCCTCGTGGCGCTGCTGATTGGCGCGGCATTGTTCGGGCTTGGCGGCGGATTCATCGACATCGGCGGCCAGCTCATGATCTTGCGTTTGTATCGTGATGAGGCCGCACGTCCGCTCAACTCAATGCACTTCGTATTCAGTCTCGGCGCTGTAGCCGGCCCTCTGCTTGCTGTGCAGGCAAACCGTCTGCTGGGCAGCGGCATCGCGATGTTCTGGCTGGCCGTCGTGCTTCTGCTCATCGCCCTGCCAGCCCTTACTATCGTCGGCCCGCGTAACCTGCGCGGAGAAGTGCAGCAGTTGGGCGAACGCAGCATCTTCCGGTCGCCGACCTTGTGGCTGCTCGCAGCCGTTTTCCTACTGTATGTCGGCATCGAGGTCGGCGTCGGCGGGTGGACAACCGAGTTCACGTTTAACGCGGGCGTCTTCGACCGCGATCAGGGTGGCGTTCTCACCAGCCTGTACTTCGTCGCATTCATGGTTTCACGCTTGATCATGACCGCTGTGGGGTCACGGGTGTCGTTCCAGCGACAGTTTGTACTGGGAGTCGTGCTGTCTACGATCGCGTCTGCGCTCTACGTCTTCAGCGGTAGCAGTGCCCCGCTGATCGTGATCTCTACGCTGCTGCTCGGTTTCGCCTTCGGCCCGATCTATCCGGCCGGGTTTGCGCTGCTTGCCCGGCGTTTCACGTCTGCGGCTGGGTCGGCTG
This window contains:
- a CDS encoding MFS transporter encodes the protein MPSSASRRWTLLSLWLPFFVFGVEIASVGPLLNEFSAKTGASIESLGTLFTAQFLLGLVSTILAGPAIDRFSSRPPLLVGIALFAAGIGTLAIGESLVALLIGAALFGLGGGFIDIGGQLMILRLYRDEAARPLNSMHFVFSLGAVAGPLLAVQANRLLGSGIAMFWLAVVLLLIALPALTIVGPRNLRGEVQQLGERSIFRSPTLWLLAAVFLLYVGIEVGVGGWTTEFTFNAGVFDRDQGGVLTSLYFVAFMVSRLIMTAVGSRVSFQRQFVLGVVLSTIASALYVFSGSSAPLIVISTLLLGFAFGPIYPAGFALLARRFTSAAGSAASVIGAAGSFGGMVIPPLMGVFLERLGPDSMTTLVLVISAMMTVAALLSLRGVRAALVIRPATAP